From Archaeoglobus neptunius, one genomic window encodes:
- a CDS encoding AAA family ATPase, producing the protein MGLLYDFLGTNDARAPLYGRYFHEIKLNRFSHSESVAFLTKGFEQVNMEVQREVIEYAVERLDGVVGWLVNFGWKSVQTGEATTKSVDEVLEEAGELALDEFKSFLEKHAPADRRLAEVAKAIASGKNRWSDIKRALERSERREIPDMSLSRLLNTLLKATYIEKTVEGRNVQYRIVDPVLEHALRREDFHA; encoded by the coding sequence GTGGGACTACTCTACGACTTTTTAGGAACGAACGACGCGCGTGCCCCCCTCTACGGCAGGTACTTCCACGAGATAAAGCTGAACAGGTTCAGCCACTCGGAGAGCGTGGCCTTTCTGACGAAAGGTTTCGAGCAAGTGAACATGGAGGTGCAGAGAGAGGTGATCGAGTACGCCGTGGAGAGGTTGGACGGGGTAGTCGGCTGGCTCGTGAACTTCGGCTGGAAGAGCGTGCAGACCGGAGAGGCGACGACGAAGTCAGTCGACGAAGTACTGGAAGAGGCGGGGGAGCTCGCACTGGACGAGTTCAAGTCGTTCCTCGAAAAACACGCTCCCGCAGACCGGAGACTCGCCGAGGTCGCAAAGGCCATCGCGAGCGGAAAGAACAGGTGGTCGGACATAAAGAGAGCTCTGGAAAGGAGCGAGAGGAGAGAGATACCCGACATGTCCTTGTCGAGACTCCTCAACACCCTCCTCAAGGCCACCTACATCGAGAAAACAGTGGAGGGGAGAAACGTTCAGTACAGGATCGTGGATCCAGTACTGGAGCACGCTCTCAGACGAGAAGACTTCCACGCGTAG
- the cas6 gene encoding CRISPR-associated endoribonuclease Cas6: MRVDVELSVVPGTVIPMDHQYLLASWIYRTFERVDGEWSSRLHGSGRYKLYTFSQLMIPGRRFRVRGDRMEVLGDMAHLQFSTAREDVFVNFVRGVLEAGEVVVGRARLPVLQVYVVREPERIGRRERFYTLSPVIVSYTAGGREVWLTPEDEGFVELVSRNLENKYRALYGRDPDGCVERITPLREPKRKLKRVGNAMHRCVEMYFEVEGDEELIRLGYQVGFGRRNSMGFGMVKRVVDRAGRKSL; the protein is encoded by the coding sequence ATGAGGGTCGACGTCGAGCTCTCCGTGGTTCCGGGGACCGTGATACCGATGGACCACCAGTACCTGCTCGCCTCGTGGATATACCGCACCTTCGAGAGGGTCGACGGGGAGTGGAGCTCCAGACTGCACGGGAGCGGGAGGTACAAGCTGTACACCTTCAGTCAGTTGATGATACCGGGGAGGAGGTTCAGGGTCAGGGGCGACCGCATGGAGGTGCTGGGCGACATGGCGCACCTGCAGTTCTCCACCGCCAGGGAGGACGTGTTCGTCAACTTCGTGAGGGGAGTTCTGGAGGCGGGGGAGGTCGTGGTCGGAAGGGCGAGGTTGCCGGTTTTGCAGGTGTACGTGGTGCGTGAGCCGGAGAGGATCGGGAGGAGGGAGCGGTTCTACACCCTCAGCCCCGTGATCGTCTCGTACACCGCGGGGGGCAGGGAGGTGTGGCTGACGCCGGAGGACGAGGGGTTCGTGGAGCTGGTCTCGAGGAACCTCGAGAACAAGTACAGGGCACTGTACGGTAGGGATCCCGACGGGTGCGTGGAGAGGATAACGCCGCTCAGGGAGCCCAAGAGGAAGCTGAAGAGGGTCGGCAACGCGATGCACAGGTGCGTCGAGATGTACTTCGAGGTGGAGGGGGACGAGGAGCTGATCAGGCTGGGGTACCAGGTGGGGTTCGGCAGACGCAACAGCATGGGCTTCGGGATGGTCAAGCGCGTCGTCGACCGGGCCGGTCGGAAAAGTTTATAA
- a CDS encoding SAM-dependent DNA methyltransferase, with amino-acid sequence MLKNERSYYVENDGLFLVIDNIIERYTFTLSGSNSDSINPDILGYIFEKTINFISGTGTNEQKMKGAYYTPDDVVRFIVDKTLTPVLHRKILEGLKKAGWDDKNLGRHSI; translated from the coding sequence ATGTTAAAAAATGAGAGGAGTTATTACGTGGAGAACGACGGTCTTTTTCTGGTTATAGACAACATTATCGAGAGGTATACCTTCACACTTAGCGGTAGTAATAGCGATAGTATCAATCCAGATATTTTGGGATATATATTCGAGAAGACCATCAACTTCATCTCGGGAACCGGGACGAACGAACAAAAAATGAAAGGTGCCTACTACACTCCTGACGATGTCGTGAGGTTCATTGTCGATAAAACGCTGACACCTGTGCTTCACAGAAAGATTTTGGAAGGGTTGAAAAAGGCTGGATGGGATGATAAGAATCTCGGGCGTCATAGCATATAG
- a CDS encoding type II toxin-antitoxin system VapC family toxin gives MDGKAVLDSSVVVALFFREDASERAEEVVMRFPERYTVSQIYSEVANAAWKRVRIYGEDAALVRRALEKAIDFVDGVCEVVDAKKVLSAAFDLAISCGVTVYDALFLALAVELEAKLITLDRELCKTLKGTKYEKRVELV, from the coding sequence ATGGACGGTAAAGCCGTTCTCGACTCAAGCGTTGTGGTTGCCTTGTTTTTTAGAGAGGACGCGTCCGAGAGGGCTGAGGAAGTCGTTATGAGATTTCCTGAGCGATACACCGTTAGCCAGATTTATTCAGAGGTTGCCAACGCTGCGTGGAAGAGGGTTAGGATTTACGGAGAAGATGCAGCTCTCGTTAGACGAGCTTTAGAAAAGGCTATCGACTTCGTTGATGGAGTCTGCGAGGTCGTCGACGCAAAAAAGGTTCTGAGTGCGGCCTTTGACCTCGCAATCAGTTGCGGTGTGACGGTCTACGACGCTCTCTTTCTTGCTCTCGCAGTCGAACTGGAGGCAAAACTCATCACGCTGGATAGAGAGCTCTGTAAGACGTTGAAGGGCACGAAGTACGAGAAACGGGTGGAGCTCGTGTGA
- the vapB gene encoding type II toxin-antitoxin system VapB family antitoxin — protein sequence MTKVVYSVRIPEEIKKMMEGVDVNWQDEIRRFIERRVRDEYAKKLLMEGRELRNRMKSSVSAAKLIREDRDGR from the coding sequence ATGACGAAAGTCGTATATAGTGTGAGAATACCCGAGGAGATCAAGAAGATGATGGAGGGTGTCGACGTCAACTGGCAGGATGAAATAAGGCGATTCATTGAGAGGAGAGTGCGGGATGAATATGCGAAGAAGTTGCTTATGGAAGGGAGAGAGTTGAGAAACAGGATGAAAAGCAGCGTTTCTGCTGCGAAGCTGATCAGGGAGGATAGAGATGGACGGTAA
- a CDS encoding tyrosine-type recombinase/integrase → MDLERWVFSLRSHSLTTAKVYSNALDRFCEFASITPREVVEDVERTERALVEFVKRHPASSARAVYYAVRSWLRFNGVEMKLKLRFDVESRVAREEAVPKPEDVKKLIDYAPLKTKVVIALMAYAGVRPEVIGNHDGSNGLRVEDLPELSLYPDPKFLVTPARVVVRPSLSKARHQYFTFLNDRACEVVERYLKKRGNVEPAEPLVEGKNGEFLKTGSISTAVRRVIRLCGFEFRPYALRHFFDTYMLMAEGARIIPRDYRVFWMGHRGDIEAVYTTNKNKLPPELVEDMRSKYERASELLLQERGREREEAEPTQKVVSCEEVDGYLERGWVYVTTLPNGKVIVKRP, encoded by the coding sequence ATGGACCTTGAGAGGTGGGTGTTCTCCCTGAGGTCCCACAGTTTAACCACGGCGAAGGTGTACTCCAACGCCCTCGACAGGTTCTGCGAGTTCGCGTCGATCACTCCCCGGGAGGTGGTCGAGGATGTCGAGAGGACGGAGAGGGCGCTCGTGGAGTTCGTGAAGCGACACCCTGCCAGCAGTGCGAGAGCAGTATACTACGCGGTGAGGAGCTGGCTGAGGTTCAACGGGGTCGAGATGAAACTGAAACTGAGGTTCGACGTCGAGAGCAGGGTGGCTAGGGAGGAGGCGGTTCCCAAGCCGGAGGACGTGAAGAAGCTCATCGACTACGCCCCGCTCAAGACGAAAGTGGTGATAGCGCTGATGGCCTACGCGGGCGTGAGGCCGGAGGTCATAGGCAACCACGACGGCAGCAACGGTTTGAGGGTGGAGGACCTGCCGGAACTGTCTCTCTATCCCGACCCGAAGTTCCTCGTCACACCCGCGAGGGTGGTGGTGAGGCCGTCGCTGAGCAAGGCGAGGCACCAGTACTTCACGTTCCTCAACGACCGCGCGTGCGAGGTGGTGGAGAGGTACCTGAAGAAGAGGGGAAACGTCGAACCTGCAGAACCACTCGTGGAGGGTAAGAACGGCGAATTTCTGAAGACGGGGTCTATAAGCACGGCCGTCAGGAGGGTGATACGGCTCTGCGGGTTCGAGTTCAGGCCCTACGCCCTGCGACACTTCTTCGACACGTACATGCTCATGGCGGAGGGTGCGAGGATAATCCCGAGGGACTACAGGGTGTTCTGGATGGGTCACAGGGGGGACATCGAAGCAGTCTACACGACCAACAAGAACAAACTTCCCCCCGAGCTTGTGGAGGACATGAGGAGTAAGTACGAGAGGGCCAGCGAACTGCTCCTGCAGGAAAGGGGGAGGGAAAGGGAGGAGGCAGAACCAACGCAGAAGGTCGTGAGCTGCGAGGAAGTGGACGGGTACCTCGAGAGAGGCTGGGTCTACGTCACGACGCTGCCGAACGGGAAGGTCATCGTGAAGCGACCCTGA
- a CDS encoding winged helix-turn-helix transcriptional regulator, with the protein MRKCSLDAKPFFGDPEVQGVLKVLGRSGVSDVLRSLEKGPRRFSQLVFESRLNPSALSKRLRALQELAIVEKSQDMYRLTDRGRRITNVLRAFFEVVE; encoded by the coding sequence ATGAGGAAATGTTCACTTGACGCGAAACCCTTCTTTGGGGATCCGGAGGTCCAGGGGGTTCTGAAGGTTCTAGGTAGAAGCGGTGTGAGTGACGTACTTCGGAGTCTTGAAAAGGGGCCTCGCAGGTTCTCTCAGTTAGTGTTCGAATCCCGACTGAATCCGAGTGCTTTGAGCAAACGTTTGAGGGCTCTGCAAGAGCTTGCTATCGTGGAGAAAAGTCAAGATATGTACCGGCTTACGGACAGGGGGAGGAGGATTACAAATGTTCTCAGGGCTTTTTTCGAGGTCGTAGAATAG
- a CDS encoding lectin MOA-related protein, with the protein MRKRDVVLFFPLVYAVAVGAALAVYEATYHPLQTVSTPPPNFPVHTLTSGAVEKLVSEIVPKNYGLLDRKYATTDVANLSKLAAAFLSTKKEYREDLYDCDDYAIAFKAFASERGVTAVGIVYNCNNVSPHTFNVLVSYDGEVFVFDATNGAFFPYGAGPPDGRYELGGCAYLII; encoded by the coding sequence ATGAGAAAGAGGGATGTCGTACTATTCTTTCCACTCGTGTACGCTGTGGCGGTCGGCGCAGCACTGGCGGTCTACGAGGCTACGTATCACCCTCTTCAAACAGTATCTACGCCACCTCCTAATTTTCCCGTCCACACACTCACGAGTGGAGCGGTTGAAAAACTCGTGAGCGAGATCGTCCCCAAAAATTACGGCCTTCTCGATAGGAAGTATGCAACTACGGATGTGGCGAACCTGTCTAAATTGGCGGCGGCCTTTTTGTCGACCAAGAAGGAGTACAGAGAAGATCTGTACGACTGTGACGACTACGCTATCGCGTTTAAGGCTTTTGCCTCGGAACGCGGTGTGACCGCGGTCGGGATTGTGTATAACTGCAATAATGTCTCCCCGCACACGTTCAATGTTCTCGTGAGTTACGACGGTGAGGTTTTCGTCTTCGATGCTACAAACGGTGCCTTCTTCCCGTATGGGGCTGGGCCGCCTGACGGGCGATACGAGCTTGGTGGTTGTGCGTACCTCATAATATAG
- a CDS encoding Cdc6/Cdc18 family protein codes for MGDDGYNFMKKLLKSESILMRRPEVFLESYIPPRILGRDRQLEELAFYLKYVTRGVQHPHIIIHGRPGVGKSVVVRYALKGVSEFLDREVSDTSYKYSYVLCRDHRSEGKILEKIIGDITGEEVSFVGHSISKHYKELKNAVEEFGGTVTIVLDEANLMTRPNDVLYNLSRFSVDRGGISIICITNSATFLDNLESSVLSSLSPARIVFPSYTSPELELILKDRAREGLYPDVLEDGVIQYCAAVGAHEDGDARRAIALLKLAVMIAEREKSDIVTVEHAKKALKELEKDVIGQTVIKLPPHEKIVLLSIASLSKVLSEVYGQKDVKVTTGQIYGMYQSICRSIGVSPLTLRRVGDFIRTLSELELIDTVKVHRGRYGLTRTVVLGGKPEYYIQTILEDQRFSFLTIDELHNMAANFRK; via the coding sequence ATGGGTGACGATGGCTACAACTTCATGAAAAAACTGCTGAAAAGTGAATCCATTCTCATGAGAAGACCTGAGGTGTTCCTCGAAAGCTACATCCCTCCACGTATTCTCGGTAGAGACAGACAACTCGAAGAACTGGCGTTCTACCTGAAATACGTCACGAGGGGTGTGCAACACCCACACATCATCATCCACGGTAGACCGGGCGTGGGAAAGTCCGTAGTCGTCCGATACGCACTCAAAGGCGTGAGCGAGTTTCTCGACCGTGAAGTTTCGGACACGTCCTACAAATACTCGTACGTCCTGTGTCGAGACCACCGTTCAGAGGGAAAAATTCTGGAGAAAATAATAGGAGACATTACCGGTGAGGAGGTCAGTTTCGTCGGGCACAGCATCAGCAAACACTACAAAGAGCTGAAAAACGCCGTCGAAGAGTTTGGGGGGACGGTAACAATAGTCCTCGACGAGGCTAACCTGATGACGCGACCGAACGATGTGCTGTATAACCTATCCAGGTTTTCGGTGGACAGGGGGGGCATCTCCATCATATGTATAACCAACTCCGCGACGTTTTTGGACAACCTGGAGTCGTCCGTTCTTTCCAGTTTATCCCCCGCAAGGATCGTTTTTCCGTCGTACACGTCACCCGAACTGGAGTTGATACTCAAGGACAGGGCCAGGGAGGGACTCTACCCGGACGTCCTCGAAGACGGCGTGATCCAGTACTGCGCCGCCGTAGGGGCTCACGAGGACGGAGATGCGAGGAGGGCAATTGCCCTCCTGAAGCTCGCCGTCATGATCGCCGAAAGGGAGAAAAGCGACATCGTCACCGTTGAACACGCGAAGAAAGCCCTAAAAGAACTTGAGAAAGACGTTATCGGACAAACGGTGATAAAACTACCCCCCCACGAAAAGATCGTTTTACTGTCCATAGCGAGCCTCTCGAAAGTTCTCTCGGAGGTATACGGCCAAAAAGACGTGAAGGTTACGACCGGACAAATCTACGGTATGTACCAGAGTATCTGCAGGAGTATTGGCGTGTCCCCACTCACCTTGAGGAGGGTGGGAGATTTCATCAGGACGTTGAGCGAGCTCGAACTCATCGACACCGTGAAGGTTCACAGAGGTAGATACGGTCTGACGAGAACCGTCGTGTTGGGAGGCAAACCAGAATACTACATCCAGACGATACTCGAAGACCAGAGATTCAGTTTTCTGACGATAGACGAACTTCACAACATGGCCGCCAACTTCAGGAAGTGA
- a CDS encoding ParA family protein, whose translation MIKLACVNQKGGTGKTTTVLHLSYILGRKGLKVLAIDLDPQAHLTSAFGIDPDTVEVGMDDVLESYTQKGERTKVTDITVPITVGGAEIMLAPSNAYLERLNITLLNALARESVLSSVLEDVDSFDVVLIDCQPTLSILTLNALVAANYILIPVETKGLSVQGLLMLFDTIEQVKEKLNRNLQILGILPVRYQKRLKSAQKNLERLSSFSDVVRVYPPVPESAAFEEMIEDKKTLYDVESTTAKRALKIYEQVASDIVKLVR comes from the coding sequence ATGATTAAACTCGCGTGTGTGAATCAGAAGGGGGGAACAGGTAAAACGACTACTGTCCTGCATCTCTCGTACATACTCGGACGAAAAGGGTTGAAGGTCCTGGCCATAGACCTTGACCCGCAGGCACACCTGACGTCCGCGTTCGGTATAGACCCGGACACCGTCGAGGTGGGAATGGACGACGTTCTTGAGAGTTACACGCAGAAAGGAGAGAGGACGAAGGTCACCGATATAACTGTACCCATCACCGTCGGCGGTGCGGAGATAATGCTGGCCCCTTCCAACGCGTACCTGGAGAGGTTGAACATCACCCTCCTTAACGCCCTGGCGAGAGAATCTGTACTTTCGTCTGTTCTCGAAGATGTAGATTCCTTCGACGTCGTACTCATAGACTGCCAGCCTACCCTCAGCATACTGACCCTGAACGCGTTGGTTGCGGCAAACTATATCCTGATCCCGGTGGAGACGAAGGGTCTCTCGGTACAGGGGCTCCTCATGCTCTTCGACACGATCGAGCAGGTGAAAGAAAAACTCAACAGAAATCTGCAGATACTAGGCATACTGCCGGTGAGGTATCAGAAACGCCTGAAGTCTGCACAGAAAAACCTAGAGAGGTTGAGTAGCTTCTCGGATGTCGTTAGGGTGTACCCTCCCGTCCCGGAAAGTGCGGCCTTTGAAGAAATGATAGAGGACAAAAAGACGCTTTACGATGTCGAAAGTACAACGGCGAAGAGGGCTCTGAAAATATACGAACAGGTGGCCAGCGACATCGTAAAGCTCGTGAGGTGA
- a CDS encoding DUF5131 family protein gives MSKMYEGVKTWNPIVGCEFDCKYCIPSFRRQAKRRRPWCELCYSYKPHFHPERLKRLPNSRRIFVCAYGDIAWAEYQWVKTVFEVIEKHPDRDFYIQSKNPSVFVILESEFEIPDNVVLGTTVETDLSTFVHEKYPTYHDISNAPLPEDRITAMKLLKHHRKYITIEPILDFSTPSHFARLIKSVEPEFIYVGYDNHNCRLPEPPLTKTLDLLERLDFTEVRLKTIRKARFTTEERLDTVSCTFPTEVHENG, from the coding sequence ATGTCAAAGATGTACGAAGGGGTCAAAACGTGGAACCCCATTGTGGGCTGCGAGTTCGACTGTAAGTACTGTATCCCCAGTTTTCGCAGACAGGCTAAGAGAAGACGGCCGTGGTGTGAGTTGTGTTACAGTTACAAACCTCACTTCCACCCGGAAAGACTCAAGAGACTCCCAAATTCTCGAAGAATTTTTGTGTGTGCCTACGGTGACATTGCTTGGGCCGAGTATCAATGGGTGAAAACCGTTTTCGAGGTGATTGAAAAACATCCAGACAGAGACTTCTACATCCAGTCAAAAAATCCGTCCGTCTTCGTCATCTTAGAGAGCGAATTCGAAATACCCGACAATGTCGTACTCGGCACGACAGTTGAAACGGACCTATCCACCTTCGTTCACGAGAAGTACCCCACCTACCACGACATCTCCAACGCCCCCCTTCCGGAGGATCGCATAACGGCCATGAAGTTGCTGAAACATCACCGGAAGTACATAACGATAGAGCCAATTCTGGATTTCAGTACTCCGTCTCACTTTGCGAGGCTCATAAAGTCCGTGGAGCCGGAGTTCATTTACGTAGGGTACGACAACCACAACTGCAGACTGCCGGAACCGCCCCTGACGAAAACACTAGACCTACTCGAAAGACTGGACTTCACAGAGGTGAGGTTAAAGACCATAAGAAAAGCCCGGTTCACCACAGAAGAACGTCTCGACACAGTTTCATGCACCTTTCCGACTGAGGTGCATGAAAATGGGTGA
- a CDS encoding ASCH domain-containing protein, with protein sequence MVAISFSTFRDKLLSGEKDQTIRPYSENRYHLLKVRRKRIQVYWKQRTKECEKLFEAEPTEVFTVFLDPDSHCIYRYDDHVGKTWIPVEEQEEIVRRDGFRDVEEFFEFFTRMYGEEYLWDNIFMVIRFRKLDGGR encoded by the coding sequence ATGGTCGCGATAAGCTTTTCAACGTTCAGGGACAAGCTGCTGAGCGGGGAGAAAGACCAGACGATCCGCCCCTACTCGGAGAACAGGTACCACCTGCTGAAGGTCAGGAGAAAAAGAATTCAGGTGTACTGGAAGCAGAGGACGAAGGAGTGCGAGAAGCTGTTCGAGGCAGAGCCGACGGAGGTGTTCACGGTTTTTCTAGATCCAGACAGCCACTGCATCTACCGCTACGACGACCACGTGGGAAAGACGTGGATACCAGTGGAGGAGCAGGAGGAAATCGTGAGGAGGGACGGATTCAGGGACGTCGAGGAGTTCTTCGAGTTCTTCACGCGAATGTACGGAGAAGAGTACCTCTGGGACAACATCTTCATGGTCATCCGGTTCAGAAAGCTGGACGGCGGGAGGTGA
- a CDS encoding ATP-grasp domain-containing protein codes for MTAVDDLERHYELLHDERNSLLYWYPKVKDVAPTPRSVWLEIDVDLQWLEVGVPESIVNKLKRLAARLDPSPYPLFMRTDVYSGKHDYVDTCYVGSEEDVRPNLYNLIADSFLKDLFTRAVVLREFVELDWRFRAFSGKLPIAPEVRVMVRDGEVERWFFYWPEDAILLPDRPDWRKLLAEMRRTAERERERFLSVAREVATEFDDYWSVDFARTRDGRWILIDMALGEVSWRPELTGNYTETVPDLKETLDLP; via the coding sequence GTGACGGCGGTCGACGATTTGGAGAGGCACTACGAACTCCTCCACGACGAGAGGAACAGCCTCCTCTACTGGTACCCGAAGGTGAAGGACGTCGCACCGACACCCAGATCGGTGTGGCTGGAGATAGACGTGGACCTGCAGTGGCTCGAAGTGGGCGTCCCGGAAAGTATAGTAAACAAACTGAAGAGGCTCGCAGCGAGGCTCGACCCCTCACCGTACCCACTGTTCATGCGGACGGACGTGTACAGCGGAAAGCACGACTACGTGGACACGTGCTACGTCGGGTCGGAGGAGGACGTGAGACCGAACCTCTACAACCTGATCGCGGACTCATTCCTGAAGGACCTGTTCACGAGGGCAGTCGTCCTGAGGGAGTTCGTCGAGCTCGACTGGAGGTTCAGGGCGTTTTCCGGTAAGCTCCCCATAGCCCCCGAGGTGAGGGTGATGGTGAGGGACGGAGAGGTGGAGAGGTGGTTCTTCTACTGGCCGGAAGACGCCATCCTGCTCCCGGACAGGCCAGACTGGAGAAAACTGCTCGCGGAGATGAGGAGAACCGCCGAAAGAGAGAGGGAGCGTTTCCTGAGCGTGGCCAGAGAGGTGGCCACGGAGTTCGACGACTACTGGAGCGTGGACTTCGCGAGAACGAGAGACGGCCGGTGGATCCTGATAGACATGGCCCTCGGAGAGGTGTCCTGGAGACCCGAACTCACCGGGAACTACACCGAAACTGTTCCAGACCTGAAAGAAACGCTCGATCTCCCCTGA
- a CDS encoding DEAD/DEAH box helicase has product MERENETVAEKVDRIIEELRSLKDLLEADHGPVVPFDGEEFRAFLRKPYLLLPKSRDEYYVIVPRFVDFHVGWLERQTESYNVFVINRYTAWLTELPEDLKLFEEPPHATVDGRYLVTDDIDHFWRRYRRHLSRREGDRIRIKRGHEFELIASLIEDGILPFKPQPVDGEDLREWEGITLRGYQRRAWEEFLRRGSVGIFWPPGAGKSYFGVYILARVRGKKLVVVPTRTLKEQWERRVRETIPEYEEEVDVMTYASFHRAARREYVLVIFDEVHHLPAPTYVRLSTLKRKYTVGLSASPYREDGKEAYIFALTGFPVGMDWSEFVERGVISKPVFRVKVVRNEREKLKELEKLVGEGKRTIIFCDYISLGKKIAKRLNVPFVYSRTRRRMETITSNRVVVLSRVGDEGISLPDMERVVEVAFLGRSRRQQTQRFGRLLHSTRSVDHILLMTEEEFGKFYPRVYAVEEKGFKVVVERR; this is encoded by the coding sequence ATGGAGAGGGAGAACGAGACCGTCGCAGAGAAGGTGGACAGGATAATCGAGGAACTCCGGAGTCTTAAGGACCTCCTCGAGGCCGACCACGGACCTGTCGTACCGTTCGACGGTGAAGAGTTCAGGGCCTTCCTGAGAAAGCCCTACCTCCTGCTGCCCAAGTCCAGAGACGAGTACTACGTGATCGTTCCGAGGTTCGTCGACTTCCACGTCGGCTGGCTGGAGAGGCAGACCGAGAGCTACAACGTCTTCGTTATCAACCGCTACACCGCGTGGCTCACCGAGCTGCCGGAGGACCTCAAGCTGTTCGAGGAACCGCCCCACGCCACAGTAGACGGCAGATACCTCGTCACGGACGACATCGACCACTTCTGGAGGAGGTACAGACGGCACCTCTCGAGGAGGGAAGGAGACAGGATAAGGATCAAGAGGGGACACGAGTTCGAGCTGATCGCGTCTCTGATCGAGGACGGGATCCTGCCGTTCAAACCACAACCGGTGGACGGGGAAGACCTCAGGGAATGGGAAGGCATCACACTCAGAGGCTACCAGAGGAGGGCGTGGGAAGAGTTCCTGAGGAGGGGTTCGGTGGGGATCTTCTGGCCACCCGGCGCCGGCAAGTCCTACTTCGGGGTTTACATCCTCGCGAGGGTTAGAGGCAAAAAGCTCGTAGTCGTGCCGACCCGCACGCTGAAGGAGCAGTGGGAACGCAGGGTGCGGGAGACGATACCGGAGTACGAGGAGGAGGTGGACGTGATGACCTACGCCTCGTTCCACAGGGCGGCCAGAAGGGAGTACGTACTGGTCATCTTCGACGAGGTACACCACCTCCCAGCACCGACGTACGTCCGGCTCTCCACACTGAAGAGAAAGTACACCGTCGGGCTGTCCGCGTCTCCCTACAGGGAGGACGGCAAGGAGGCCTACATCTTCGCCCTCACCGGATTCCCCGTCGGGATGGACTGGTCGGAGTTCGTCGAGAGGGGCGTGATCTCAAAACCGGTGTTCAGGGTGAAGGTGGTGAGGAACGAGAGGGAGAAGCTGAAGGAACTCGAGAAACTCGTAGGAGAGGGGAAGAGAACGATAATCTTCTGCGACTACATCTCCCTCGGGAAGAAGATAGCGAAGAGACTTAACGTACCTTTCGTGTACTCCCGGACGAGGAGGAGGATGGAGACGATAACCTCGAACAGGGTGGTCGTACTCTCCAGAGTTGGAGACGAGGGGATAAGCCTGCCAGACATGGAGAGAGTCGTGGAGGTTGCCTTTCTGGGCAGGTCGAGGAGACAGCAGACGCAGAGGTTCGGGAGACTGCTGCACTCCACCAGGAGCGTCGACCACATCCTCCTGATGACCGAGGAGGAGTTCGGGAAGTTCTACCCTCGCGTGTACGCGGTCGAAGAAAAAGGGTTCAAGGTTGTTGTTGAGAGACGTTAA
- a CDS encoding winged helix-turn-helix domain-containing protein yields the protein MAGKVIIQSTKKCHTVMSVSAKRTSLNEKSEKLQKLLKVVSRNGLRDVLYTLHRHPYRFTELVFETKINPRMLNKHLKALIDLNLVVKDTDEYILTENGKKLIKILEQIQYIFPKKEGRHTPPRREPLH from the coding sequence ATGGCCGGCAAGGTTATTATCCAAAGTACAAAGAAGTGCCACACGGTGATGTCCGTGTCTGCTAAGAGAACGTCTCTTAACGAAAAATCAGAGAAACTACAAAAACTTTTGAAGGTTGTCTCCCGTAATGGCCTACGCGACGTCCTTTACACCCTACACAGGCATCCTTACCGCTTTACAGAACTCGTATTCGAGACGAAGATAAACCCCAGAATGTTAAACAAGCACTTAAAAGCCCTAATAGACTTGAACTTGGTCGTAAAAGATACCGACGAGTACATTCTGACAGAAAACGGAAAGAAGCTAATCAAAATCCTGGAACAAATACAATACATTTTTCCAAAAAAAGAAGGTAGACATACCCCACCGCGAAGGGAGCCATTACACTGA